The Streptomyces europaeiscabiei genome window below encodes:
- a CDS encoding RNA-guided endonuclease InsQ/TnpB family protein, whose product MQLRYAFRLYPDAAQQAALARAFGCARVVFNDAVRAREEARDAGQPFPTAGQLSTRLITEAKRTPQRAWLGRVSAVVLQQSLRDAETAYRNFFASLKGARKGPKLGPPRFKSRKDARQSIRFTANARWSITGKGRLNLPKIGAVKVKWSRALPATPSSVTVVKDAAGRFFASFVIDTDPDADAARMPETDRTIGIDLGLTHFAVLSDGTKIDSPRFLRRAEKKLKKAQRELSRKQKGSKNRARARLKVARAHAKVADARREFHHQLSTKLISENQEIAVEDLSVAGLARTRLAKSVHDAGWSSFVHMLEYKARRYGRTLVKIGRFTPTSQTCSACGAVDGPKPLNVREWTCAACGTVHDRDHNAAINVKTAAGLAVSACGAPVGPGAIPAQREETGSHGFRTGNRAA is encoded by the coding sequence ATGCAGCTCCGGTACGCCTTCAGGTTGTACCCCGACGCCGCTCAGCAGGCCGCGCTGGCCAGGGCGTTCGGGTGCGCCCGCGTCGTGTTCAACGACGCCGTGCGTGCCCGTGAGGAGGCCCGTGATGCCGGGCAGCCGTTCCCGACGGCCGGTCAGCTGTCCACACGCCTGATCACGGAGGCGAAACGGACGCCGCAGCGCGCCTGGCTGGGCCGGGTCTCCGCAGTCGTCCTCCAGCAGTCCCTGCGGGATGCCGAGACCGCCTACAGGAACTTCTTCGCCTCCCTCAAGGGTGCCCGGAAGGGACCGAAACTGGGCCCGCCCCGGTTCAAGTCCCGCAAGGACGCCCGGCAGTCGATCCGGTTCACCGCCAACGCCCGCTGGTCCATCACCGGCAAGGGACGCCTGAACCTGCCGAAGATCGGCGCGGTGAAGGTGAAGTGGTCCCGCGCGCTGCCCGCCACGCCCTCCTCGGTCACCGTCGTCAAGGACGCGGCCGGCAGGTTTTTCGCCTCCTTCGTCATCGATACCGACCCGGACGCCGACGCGGCACGGATGCCCGAAACCGACCGCACCATCGGCATCGATCTCGGCCTCACGCATTTCGCTGTCCTGTCCGACGGCACGAAGATCGACTCTCCGCGCTTTCTGCGGCGCGCGGAGAAGAAGCTGAAGAAGGCCCAAAGGGAGCTGTCCCGCAAGCAGAAGGGATCGAAGAACCGGGCCAGAGCCCGCCTGAAGGTCGCCCGCGCTCACGCCAAGGTCGCCGACGCCCGCCGAGAGTTCCACCACCAGCTCTCCACGAAGCTGATCTCCGAGAACCAAGAGATCGCTGTGGAGGACCTGTCGGTGGCTGGACTGGCACGCACCCGCCTGGCCAAGTCCGTCCATGACGCGGGTTGGTCGTCGTTCGTGCACATGCTGGAGTACAAAGCGAGACGGTACGGCCGCACCCTGGTGAAGATCGGCCGGTTCACTCCGACCTCCCAGACCTGCTCGGCCTGCGGCGCCGTGGACGGGCCCAAACCGCTGAACGTCCGGGAATGGACCTGTGCCGCCTGCGGCACCGTCCACGACCGGGACCACAACGCCGCGATCAACGTGAAGACGGCCGCCGGACTGGCGGTATCGGCCTGCGGAGCGCCGGTAGGACCGGGAGCGATCCCGGCACAGCGCGAAGAAACAGGAAGCCACGGATTCCGCACCGGAAACCGTGCCGCGTAG
- a CDS encoding ferredoxin, producing the protein MGDRWHVEVDRSLCIGSAQCTHLAPEAFRLDSAMQSHPATPDTDAGERILKAAEGCPVEAIAITLLGSGDPVFPPED; encoded by the coding sequence ATGGGCGACCGCTGGCACGTGGAGGTCGACCGTTCCCTCTGCATCGGCTCGGCCCAGTGCACCCACCTCGCCCCGGAAGCCTTCCGCCTCGACTCGGCCATGCAGTCCCACCCCGCCACCCCCGACACCGACGCGGGCGAACGCATCCTGAAGGCGGCCGAGGGCTGCCCGGTGGAGGCGATCGCGATCACCCTGCTGGGCAGCGGGGATCCGGTGTTCCCGCCGGAGGACTAG
- a CDS encoding aldehyde dehydrogenase: MTELVEHGQLFIGGELTDPLGTDVIEVVSPHTEEVIGRVPHASRADVDRAVAAARHAFDHGPWPRMTLDERIEVVARIKDAFAVRHEEFARIISSENGTPFTSSVMVQALASMLVWDAAITTARAFTYEERRDGVLGRILVRREPVGVVAAVVPWNVPQFTAAAKLAPALLTGCPAILKVSPETPLDAYLLAEIAAEAGLPEGVLSILPADREVSEYLVGHPGVDKVSFTGSVAAGKRVMEVAARNLTRVTLELGGKSAAVILPDADAQTAVNGIAPFAWMINGQACVAQTRILVPRSRYDEFAEAFAAYASALKIGDPLDPATELGPLVAARQQRRSLDYIRIGQEEGAKILTGGGRPAGLERGWYVEPTLFGDVDNSMRIAREEIFGPVICLLPYGDEAEAVRIANDSDYGLSGSVWTADDEHGVDIARQVRTGTYSVNTFSLDMLGPFGGYKNSGLGREFGPEGYGEYLEHKMIHLPAGYEPPAAAGGTGTTDGSAAGEA, from the coding sequence ATGACCGAACTCGTGGAACACGGACAGCTGTTCATCGGCGGGGAGTTGACCGACCCCCTGGGCACGGACGTCATCGAGGTGGTCTCACCGCACACGGAGGAGGTCATCGGCCGCGTCCCGCACGCCTCGCGCGCGGACGTCGACCGGGCCGTGGCAGCCGCGCGCCACGCCTTCGACCACGGCCCCTGGCCACGCATGACCCTCGACGAACGGATCGAGGTCGTCGCCCGGATCAAGGACGCCTTCGCCGTACGCCACGAGGAGTTCGCCCGGATCATCAGCTCCGAGAACGGCACCCCGTTCACCTCCAGCGTGATGGTGCAGGCGCTCGCGTCGATGCTGGTGTGGGACGCGGCGATCACGACGGCGCGCGCGTTCACGTACGAGGAGCGGCGGGACGGCGTACTCGGCAGGATCCTCGTGCGGCGGGAGCCGGTCGGGGTGGTCGCGGCGGTCGTCCCCTGGAACGTCCCGCAGTTCACCGCCGCCGCGAAGCTCGCCCCCGCCCTCCTCACGGGCTGCCCGGCCATCCTGAAGGTGTCGCCCGAAACCCCGCTGGACGCCTACCTGCTGGCGGAGATCGCCGCCGAGGCGGGCCTGCCCGAAGGGGTCCTGTCCATCCTCCCCGCCGACCGCGAGGTCAGCGAGTACCTGGTCGGGCACCCGGGCGTCGACAAGGTCTCCTTCACCGGCTCGGTCGCCGCCGGCAAACGCGTCATGGAGGTCGCCGCCCGCAACCTCACCCGCGTCACCCTGGAGCTGGGCGGCAAGTCGGCGGCCGTGATCCTGCCGGACGCGGACGCGCAGACGGCCGTCAACGGCATCGCCCCCTTCGCCTGGATGATCAACGGGCAGGCCTGTGTCGCCCAGACCCGCATCCTCGTCCCGCGCAGCCGCTACGACGAGTTCGCCGAGGCCTTCGCGGCCTACGCCTCCGCGCTCAAGATCGGCGACCCCCTCGACCCGGCCACCGAACTAGGCCCCCTCGTCGCCGCCCGCCAGCAACGCCGCAGCCTCGACTACATCCGCATCGGCCAGGAGGAGGGCGCCAAGATCCTCACCGGCGGCGGCCGCCCGGCGGGCCTGGAACGCGGCTGGTACGTGGAACCGACCCTGTTCGGCGACGTCGACAACTCCATGCGCATCGCCCGAGAGGAGATCTTCGGCCCGGTGATCTGCCTCCTCCCGTACGGCGACGAGGCCGAGGCCGTACGCATCGCCAACGACTCCGACTACGGCCTCAGCGGCAGCGTCTGGACCGCCGACGACGAACACGGCGTCGACATCGCCCGCCAGGTCCGCACCGGCACCTACTCCGTCAACACCTTCAGCCTCGACATGCTCGGCCCCTTCGGCGGTTACAAGAACTCCGGCCTGGGCCGGGAGTTCGGCCCCGAGGGCTACGGCGAGTACCTGGAGCACAAGATGATCCATCTCCCGGCCGGATACGAGCCGCCCGCCGCCGCCGGTGGGACGGGGACGACGGACGGATCCGCGGCCGGGGAGGCGTAG
- a CDS encoding MBL fold metallo-hydrolase: MTHVHDHGGGVRSVEVPIPDNPLGHTLVYVVDTDRGPVLVDTGWDDPASWDTLAAGLTACGTSVAEIHGVVITHHHPDHHGLSGAVREASGAWIAMHAADTAIVRRTRGTGPDRWFTYMTDKLTAAGAPEEHLAPLRAPRRPRALPGFSPALPDREIVPGELLDLPGRRVRAIWTPGHTPGHVCLHLEEAHPAQLPGHGRLFSGDHLLPEISPHIGLYEDPDDDTVTDPLGDYLDSLERVGRLGPAEVLPAHQYTFTDSAARVRELLAHHESRLTGLLALLASPLTPWQLAERMEWNRPWSQIPFASRNIAVSEAEAHLRRLVKLGRAEAVTGSDPVTYVAV; the protein is encoded by the coding sequence ATGACACACGTGCACGATCACGGCGGAGGCGTACGGTCCGTCGAGGTCCCCATCCCGGACAACCCGCTCGGCCACACCCTCGTGTACGTCGTCGACACCGACCGCGGACCGGTCCTGGTCGACACCGGCTGGGACGACCCGGCGTCGTGGGACACGCTCGCCGCGGGCCTGACGGCGTGCGGTACGTCGGTCGCGGAGATCCACGGGGTCGTGATCACGCACCACCACCCCGACCACCACGGACTGTCGGGCGCGGTGCGGGAGGCGTCCGGCGCGTGGATCGCGATGCACGCGGCGGACACGGCGATCGTCCGGCGCACCCGCGGGACCGGCCCGGACCGCTGGTTCACGTACATGACGGACAAGCTCACGGCCGCGGGCGCACCCGAGGAACACCTCGCCCCGCTGCGCGCGCCCCGCCGCCCACGCGCCCTGCCGGGCTTCTCCCCCGCGCTCCCCGACCGCGAGATCGTCCCCGGTGAACTCCTCGACCTCCCCGGCCGTCGCGTCCGCGCGATCTGGACGCCGGGCCACACACCCGGCCATGTCTGCCTCCACCTGGAGGAGGCCCACCCGGCCCAACTCCCGGGCCACGGACGCCTGTTCTCCGGCGACCACCTCCTCCCCGAGATCAGCCCGCACATCGGCCTCTACGAGGACCCGGACGACGACACCGTCACCGACCCGCTCGGCGACTACCTCGACTCCCTGGAACGCGTCGGGCGCCTCGGCCCCGCCGAGGTGCTTCCCGCCCATCAGTACACGTTCACCGACTCCGCCGCCCGCGTACGGGAGTTGCTGGCCCACCACGAGTCCCGGCTCACCGGCCTGCTCGCCCTCCTCGCCTCGCCCCTCACCCCCTGGCAACTCGCCGAGCGCATGGAGTGGAACCGCCCCTGGTCCCAGATCCCCTTCGCCTCCCGCAACATCGCGGTCTCCGA